From Vibrio splendidus, a single genomic window includes:
- a CDS encoding class I SAM-dependent methyltransferase — MQLQLICEDATQIDHLNDLATRWNLSHDENSDFALVLTCERLELRKVDEPKLGAIFVDLVGGAVGHRRKFGGGKGQAIAKAAGLNKGATPTILDGTAGLGRDAFVLASLGCKVQMVERHPVVAALLDDGLQRAQQDPDIGGWVTERMKLIHASSHDALNKLSNDPDFEQPDVVYLDPMYPHPENKKKSALVKKEMRVFQSLVGADLDADGLFEPAMKLASKRVVVKRPDYAAWLDEQKPSMAIETKKNRFDVYVKASMT; from the coding sequence TTGCAACTACAACTGATTTGCGAAGATGCTACCCAAATCGATCATCTAAATGACTTAGCGACCCGTTGGAATTTATCTCATGATGAAAACAGCGATTTTGCTTTGGTACTGACTTGCGAGCGACTTGAGCTACGTAAAGTCGATGAGCCTAAGCTTGGCGCTATTTTTGTTGATTTAGTGGGAGGCGCAGTCGGTCACAGACGTAAGTTTGGCGGTGGTAAAGGTCAGGCGATTGCTAAAGCGGCAGGTTTAAACAAAGGTGCAACGCCAACTATCCTCGATGGTACCGCTGGTCTAGGACGTGATGCGTTTGTGTTGGCGTCGTTGGGCTGTAAAGTACAGATGGTCGAGCGTCACCCTGTTGTGGCAGCACTGCTCGATGATGGCTTGCAGCGAGCTCAGCAAGACCCTGACATCGGTGGTTGGGTAACTGAACGTATGAAGTTGATTCATGCTTCTAGCCATGATGCCCTAAATAAGCTGAGTAACGATCCTGACTTTGAACAGCCAGATGTGGTGTATCTCGACCCGATGTACCCGCACCCAGAGAACAAAAAGAAATCGGCTTTGGTTAAGAAAGAGATGCGTGTATTCCAATCTTTGGTTGGCGCCGATCTGGATGCCGATGGCTTATTTGAGCCTGCGATGAAGCTCGCATCAAAGCGTGTTGTGGTCAAAAGACCGGATTACGCAGCATGGTTAGACGAGCAAAAACCGAGCATGGCAATCGAAACTAAAAAGAACCGTTTTGATGTCTATGTGAAAGCATCAATGACCTAG
- a CDS encoding EAL domain-containing protein, whose amino-acid sequence MCWSFFASAQTKDVLVIHSYHQGFFWTDSFQKGLAEELDRTRLSYRVVYLDSKRTQNSEYLERVYQLYRTKLMHEDFAAVVVSDNNALNLMKRLAPQLKGTPVIFGGINNFSPDMIEGLNATGVTEDTDMASNIELIKRLQTSVKRIHVVTDHSVTGEAVRNQIDTFLENNPEMSGVVKHYTPDTYQELIAFTQKAKPGNCLLFWVYFRDINGRVTSNEDWRELNKKSQIPIYMVNDLGLGHGAIGGVIQGGMIQGREAGSILLEVLDNPSAPLRTVVPGAAEIKLDYQQISRWNLGAENEASVTFLNKPKPFWVRYLDEIRTIGLLFLSMLCVIVTLMYYLNRLQKSERTSRQSQLLLESIFDQSLQFMGIIDKGGVLVSSNSKLHELLYNQGYKLGTSLQHHQHWEDSARQVLKEYFISREEHQVLRFEAEVWCRDRGAMVLDISLKPMPGSEEDDVQFLFEARDVTSGKLAENKLFQREANLKLYYDKQPVMMITLDGNNRIQQVNQFAEQLLGYPLEQLLGHRPREFYVDENSMIPRHILLQPQHKIRGVWRRDIEYRHANGSTIWIRENIRPLVESDQLLIVGEDITETRELSEKLEYQARYDLLTDTFNRNHFEQELQKALKEVESHMRTHAMLFLDLDQLKVLNDTAGHEAGDAAIMFSAKLLEEVLPYNAVLARMGGDEFAVLMKDCTERDAVNVCRSIISTMSENPFLWGDIRLNLTSSIGIRLIDHTAASPQMVHAQADAACHAAKEEGRNRYNLYHQDDEDLRRRHLEMECVNLVHEALANDRLELFAQRILGLDKDSEKMHFEILVRIKNIHGEYISPGIFMPASERYNIAHLIDRRVVSQTLAWLEHRPKVIDELGMCSINLSGHSMGNREFVEFLIESLANSSVPCHKICLEITETAAMSNMKQAIKFFTRIKELGCMIALDDFGSGLSSFGYLKKLPVDIVKIDGLFVRDIDVNEMDHVMVRSINDLAKQMGKHTVAEFVENTQIIDKLIELGVNYAQGYIIGRPKPLAELVEELRQERETEPLV is encoded by the coding sequence GCGTGTATCAACTCTATAGAACTAAATTGATGCACGAAGACTTTGCAGCCGTTGTCGTGAGTGATAACAACGCTTTAAACCTAATGAAGCGATTGGCTCCGCAATTAAAGGGTACGCCAGTGATTTTTGGGGGAATTAACAACTTTTCACCAGACATGATTGAAGGATTGAATGCGACAGGCGTAACCGAAGACACCGATATGGCGAGCAACATCGAACTGATTAAGCGCCTTCAAACGTCGGTAAAAAGAATTCATGTGGTAACCGATCACTCGGTCACTGGCGAGGCTGTTCGTAACCAGATTGATACCTTCCTTGAAAACAACCCTGAGATGTCAGGTGTTGTGAAGCATTACACACCAGACACTTACCAAGAATTGATTGCATTCACTCAAAAGGCAAAGCCGGGTAATTGCCTGTTGTTCTGGGTTTATTTTCGAGATATTAACGGCCGTGTGACTAGCAATGAAGACTGGCGTGAATTAAACAAAAAAAGCCAAATACCTATCTATATGGTTAACGATTTAGGCTTGGGGCATGGCGCTATTGGCGGTGTGATTCAAGGAGGGATGATTCAAGGTCGAGAGGCTGGAAGCATACTTTTAGAAGTACTTGATAACCCATCAGCGCCATTGCGCACCGTGGTTCCCGGTGCTGCTGAAATTAAACTCGACTATCAACAAATCTCTCGCTGGAACCTAGGCGCAGAAAATGAAGCATCAGTGACTTTCTTAAACAAACCCAAGCCATTTTGGGTTCGTTATCTCGATGAAATTCGTACGATCGGCTTGCTTTTCTTAAGCATGTTATGTGTGATCGTCACCTTGATGTACTACCTTAATCGCCTTCAAAAAAGTGAACGTACAAGCCGTCAGAGCCAACTACTTCTTGAGTCGATATTCGATCAAAGCCTGCAATTTATGGGAATTATTGATAAGGGCGGAGTGTTAGTGTCGAGCAACAGCAAGTTGCATGAACTTTTGTATAACCAAGGCTATAAATTGGGAACATCTCTTCAACATCACCAACACTGGGAAGACTCGGCTAGGCAGGTGTTGAAGGAGTATTTCATCTCTCGAGAGGAACATCAGGTTTTACGATTTGAAGCGGAAGTGTGGTGTCGTGATCGTGGTGCGATGGTGTTAGATATCTCTTTAAAGCCTATGCCGGGCAGTGAAGAGGATGATGTTCAGTTCTTATTTGAAGCTCGTGATGTTACCTCGGGTAAGCTCGCGGAGAATAAGTTGTTCCAGCGTGAAGCCAATCTCAAGCTGTATTACGACAAACAACCCGTGATGATGATTACGCTTGATGGCAATAATCGCATTCAACAAGTGAACCAGTTTGCTGAGCAGTTACTAGGCTACCCGCTAGAACAGCTACTGGGTCATCGTCCTAGAGAGTTCTATGTCGATGAAAACTCAATGATCCCGCGTCATATCTTATTGCAACCACAACATAAGATTCGTGGCGTATGGCGTCGTGATATTGAATATCGCCATGCTAATGGCAGCACCATCTGGATTCGTGAAAATATTCGCCCGCTGGTTGAGTCTGATCAGCTGTTGATTGTTGGAGAAGACATTACCGAAACTCGTGAGTTGTCTGAAAAGCTAGAATATCAAGCTCGTTATGACTTGCTGACGGACACGTTTAACCGTAACCACTTTGAGCAAGAGCTGCAAAAGGCGCTCAAAGAGGTTGAGAGCCACATGCGAACTCACGCGATGTTGTTCTTGGATTTAGACCAACTTAAGGTCTTGAACGATACGGCGGGGCATGAAGCGGGAGATGCCGCAATCATGTTTAGTGCTAAGCTGCTGGAAGAGGTTCTGCCATACAATGCCGTGTTAGCGCGAATGGGTGGTGACGAATTTGCAGTATTAATGAAAGACTGTACTGAGCGAGATGCGGTGAATGTGTGTCGCAGTATTATCTCGACGATGAGCGAGAACCCATTCTTGTGGGGTGATATTCGCCTTAATCTTACCAGCTCTATTGGTATCCGATTAATTGACCATACTGCGGCCTCACCACAGATGGTACATGCTCAGGCCGATGCTGCTTGTCATGCTGCTAAAGAGGAAGGGCGTAACCGTTACAACCTTTACCATCAAGATGATGAAGACCTGCGTCGTCGTCACCTAGAGATGGAATGCGTGAATCTAGTGCATGAGGCTTTGGCTAACGATCGCTTAGAGTTGTTTGCTCAGCGCATTCTTGGTTTAGACAAAGACAGCGAGAAAATGCACTTTGAAATCTTGGTTCGCATCAAGAATATCCACGGTGAATACATCTCTCCGGGGATTTTCATGCCAGCCTCAGAGCGCTATAACATAGCGCACTTGATTGACCGCCGAGTCGTGAGCCAAACGCTCGCTTGGTTGGAACATCGACCAAAGGTGATAGATGAACTTGGAATGTGCTCTATCAATTTGTCTGGTCACTCGATGGGTAATCGAGAGTTTGTAGAGTTCTTGATTGAAAGCTTGGCTAACTCGTCAGTGCCTTGCCATAAGATTTGTTTAGAGATCACCGAAACGGCTGCGATGAGTAACATGAAGCAGGCGATCAAGTTCTTTACTCGAATCAAAGAGCTTGGCTGTATGATTGCACTGGATGACTTTGGCTCTGGATTATCGTCGTTTGGCTACCTGAAGAAACTGCCGGTCGACATTGTGAAGATCGATGGCTTGTTTGTGCGTGATATTGATGTCAACGAGATGGACCATGTGATGGTTCGCTCGATCAATGATCTCGCCAAGCAGATGGGCAAGCACACCGTGGCTGAGTTCGTTGAAAATACCCAGATCATCGATAAGCTGATCGAACTGGGTGTGAACTACGCGCAGGGCTACATCATAGGCCGACCTAAGCCACTCGCGGAGCTCGTTGAAGAGTTAAGACAAGAACGAGAGACAGAGCCATTGGTTTAG